The sequence GGTTTATCTCAATCCGGCTGGACGAAGGCTGCTGGGGGCTGAGGAAGAGGAGGACCTGACCGGGCGTTCGCTGCTGGACTTTTTCTCGGCCGATCAATATGAGGAGATAGCCCGGCAGCTTCGGCGGTTGGAGGCGGGGGCGTCGGTGGCGCCTTTTGAGTGCACGGTTATTCGTTTTGATGGCGAAGAGCGGGTTGTGGAGCTGACGGCCGCGCCGGTGGTTTTTGAAGGCCGGCCGGTAGTGCAGATGATTCTGCGCGATCTGACGGAGCGGCGACGCGCTGAAGAGCGCTACCGCTCGTTTGTCCGTACCATTACCGAAGGTATCTGGCGGATTGAGCTGCGCCAGCCCGTGGCCGTTACGACGCTGCCCGAATTGCAGGTGGAGCATCTCTATCGGTATGGTTATCTGGCGGAATGCAATGCGGTGATGGCACGCTGGCTGGGAGCCTCGGACCCGGAAGCGGTTGCCGGTCGGCCGTTGGAGACGCTTCGGCATTATTTTCGTCCGCGCTATCTGCGGGAGTTCGTGCAGCGAGGCTACGAGCTCCACGGCGAGGAGTACGCGTTGCCGGGTAAGCAGGGCATGCGCTACTATGTGGTTAATGCGGTAGGGACGGTAGAGCGGGACCGGCTGGTGCGCATCTGGGGCAGCGCCATTGAGGTGACCGAGCGGGTGGAACTAGAACGCCGCATGGTGCAGACCCTTGAGGCGCAGCAGCAGGCGATCGGACGCGACCTGCATGACGGGGTCGGCCAGTTGCTTACCAGCATCCGCATGCTCAGTGAGAACCTGGCGCATCGCCTGAAAGCCGAGCAGCATGAACTGACGGAGTTGGCGCAGAAGGTGGTGCGCTTTGCGCAGGAAGCGGCTGAGGGCGTGCGCGCAATCTATCGGGGGCTGACGCCGGCCCAGCTTTACACCGAGGACCTGACGCTGGCGCTAGAAGAGCTGGCCTATAATACCAATGCATTACCTGGCATTCGCTGTCGTTTTGAAACCGACGGACAGGTATGCATTGACGATCCGGAAGTCAAGCTGCACCTGTACCGTATCGCCCAGGAAGCGGTAAACAATGCCCTGAAGCATGCGCATGCGTCGGAGATTGTGCTGACGTTGCATCGTCGGGATGAGTTTGTCGAACTATGCGTGACGGATAATGGCTGTGGCATTGATCCGCAGCGCGCACGTGCCGATTCGCTGGGGTTAAAGACAATGTACTATCGCGCCCGCACGATTGGAGGGACCCTGCATATTCACTCCCAGCCGGGCGAAGGGACAACCATTTGCTGCCGCTGGCCTGTTGGAGGGGTTCCGGGAACAGTTTAGTTGAAAAATAGGGAGTGAATATTACACATTTTGTTGTATATTGCTGATTGAAGAAGCGATACAAAAACAGGGAGGTTGCGACGATGAGGCACAGGGACGTCCTTCTACGGGAAGGCCCAGGCGCGCAAAGCGACCGGATTCGCGTAGTCATTGTCGACGACCATCCGGCCATTCGGGAGGCACTTTCGGACACGATCAACAGTGCGATGGGAATGGAGGTGGTGGGGCAGGCAAGCACGGCTGCTGAAGCGTTTCGCCTTATTGAAAAGGAGCGGCCCACGGTGGCGGTGGTCGATATTTCGCTGGAAGATGCCCACGGGCTGGATCTTGTCCAGAATATCCGGGCTCAGTTTCCTGAGGTGCTGGTGGTTATCTTTTCGATGTACGACGAGAGCGTTTATGCGGAGCGCGCGATTCGCGCCGGTGCCGCAGGCTATCTCATGAAGAGTGAACCGACGCAGAGCGTTGTGGAGGCCATCCGTGCCGTTGTGCGGGGCGAAGTGTACCTGAGCCGACGCATGGCGTCTCGCATTCTGAGCAAGGTAGCTATGGGGCGGGCGCCGGGTCCTGGCTTTGCCATCGACGAGCTGACCGACCGAGAGATGGCGGTCTTTCAGATGCTGGGCCAGGGGTATACCATTGACGAGATTACGGAACGGTTGAATTTGAGCCGGAAGACGGTTGAGACCTATCGCCGCCGTGCCAAAGAAAAACTGGGATTTGACTCGGTGGCCGAACTATTGCAGTTTGCCGTGCAGTGGACGCACGCGCAGGGACGAGGCAGTAAACTGTGAAGAAAATTTTATGCATAGGTGTTCTGGCGCAACTTACGTTGCATATTGCGCGCATCCGAAAGGGACAACCTATGCCCCGTGGTGCTTAAGTCTCCGGCGCACCATGATGCGCTTAAACTACATACCACCTTCCGCTAAAGCTTAGAGTTAGACGGCAGCGCCTGCTATTAACTTCCCCTTGTCTCACCGAGAGACAGATCTGGGAGGCAGAGAGGCTCGGTAGAGGGTTACCCTTGTTGCAACAAGTATTGGGGTAGAGCATTTTGACCATTTGAAGCAGGCAGGCGCATGATGACATTAGAAGTGTTATTCCAGCGTTCCGATCCTGAGCTAAAAGACACGCCCCGTGTTCGGCGCACGCCTATTCGCATCTTTGTGGTAGATGATCATCCGGCCATTCAGGAAGCTCTTGCCGCAACCGTTGGGAGCGAATCGGATCTGGAGCTGGTGGGAAGCGCGCGCACAGCGGCGGAAGGGATGGAGCAGATTCGCAAGCTGCGGCCGGATGTGGTGGTAGTCGATATTTCGCTCGAAGATGCCCATGGTCTGGATCTGGTGCACCAGATCCGGTCTGAACTGCCCGAGACGCAGGTCGTGGTCTTTTCCATGTACGATGAGGTAGCCTATGCGGAGCGGGCGATCCGGGCCGGCGCTATGGGCTACGTAATGAAGAGTGAGTCGACGCAAAGTGTCGTGGAGGCCATTCGCACGGTAATGCAGGGGGAAGTGTACCTGAGCCACCGAATGGCCTCGCGTATTTTGAGCAAGGTGGTGCGCGGCCAGAGCGTGCAGCCCCATGTGCTGTCGCTGGACATGCTGACGGATCGGGAGATGGCCGTTTTTCAGTTGCTCGGGCAGGGATACTCTATTGAGGAGATTATGCAGCGGTTGAATTTGAGCCGGAAGACGGTCGAGACCTATCGCCGCCGCGCCAAAGAGAAACTGGGATTTTCATCGGTCAGCGAACTCCTGCAGTTTGCGGTGCAGTGGACGTACCGGCACACTCGTCAGGAATAGGTACGCTTTTGGCGCAAAAAAATTAGAAAACATGCGCCA comes from Rhodothermus profundi and encodes:
- a CDS encoding response regulator transcription factor, with the protein product MMTLEVLFQRSDPELKDTPRVRRTPIRIFVVDDHPAIQEALAATVGSESDLELVGSARTAAEGMEQIRKLRPDVVVVDISLEDAHGLDLVHQIRSELPETQVVVFSMYDEVAYAERAIRAGAMGYVMKSESTQSVVEAIRTVMQGEVYLSHRMASRILSKVVRGQSVQPHVLSLDMLTDREMAVFQLLGQGYSIEEIMQRLNLSRKTVETYRRRAKEKLGFSSVSELLQFAVQWTYRHTRQE
- a CDS encoding PAS domain-containing sensor histidine kinase, whose protein sequence is MKKEAVCSDAQRRAQVEHAIVEAARLLVGPDPLDMQALLRLLGEATGAASVYFVGVPQSREQEEEYTYTVWHRRRPRVSNWWRELETRIRQHFPTPTAQDEVLHLSENLLVVPVLSAEERFYGYLGLEFSDGLPEARQEEARLLEVLGGLLATYFDRQATETARRESEERWRLLVEQLPEPILLAAQDRLVYLNPAGRRLLGAEEEEDLTGRSLLDFFSADQYEEIARQLRRLEAGASVAPFECTVIRFDGEERVVELTAAPVVFEGRPVVQMILRDLTERRRAEERYRSFVRTITEGIWRIELRQPVAVTTLPELQVEHLYRYGYLAECNAVMARWLGASDPEAVAGRPLETLRHYFRPRYLREFVQRGYELHGEEYALPGKQGMRYYVVNAVGTVERDRLVRIWGSAIEVTERVELERRMVQTLEAQQQAIGRDLHDGVGQLLTSIRMLSENLAHRLKAEQHELTELAQKVVRFAQEAAEGVRAIYRGLTPAQLYTEDLTLALEELAYNTNALPGIRCRFETDGQVCIDDPEVKLHLYRIAQEAVNNALKHAHASEIVLTLHRRDEFVELCVTDNGCGIDPQRARADSLGLKTMYYRARTIGGTLHIHSQPGEGTTICCRWPVGGVPGTV
- a CDS encoding response regulator transcription factor, whose product is MRHRDVLLREGPGAQSDRIRVVIVDDHPAIREALSDTINSAMGMEVVGQASTAAEAFRLIEKERPTVAVVDISLEDAHGLDLVQNIRAQFPEVLVVIFSMYDESVYAERAIRAGAAGYLMKSEPTQSVVEAIRAVVRGEVYLSRRMASRILSKVAMGRAPGPGFAIDELTDREMAVFQMLGQGYTIDEITERLNLSRKTVETYRRRAKEKLGFDSVAELLQFAVQWTHAQGRGSKL